One window from the genome of Streptomyces sp. NBC_01476 encodes:
- a CDS encoding VOC family protein, whose protein sequence is MSRKGRSSRIRVHLDVRVSTGLVGDERLAALEAGCARLVALGAAHAQTLYADEENELFIPMLDIESNEFCIG, encoded by the coding sequence GTGTCCCGGAAGGGAAGATCGTCAAGAATTCGGGTCCATCTCGACGTCCGGGTCAGCACCGGGCTTGTGGGAGATGAGCGCCTTGCCGCGCTCGAAGCGGGGTGCGCACGACTGGTCGCGCTCGGTGCGGCCCATGCACAAACGCTGTACGCCGATGAGGAAAACGAGTTGTTCATCCCGATGCTGGACATCGAGAGCAACGAGTTCTGTATCGGTTGA
- a CDS encoding L-serine ammonia-lyase translates to MAISVFDLFSIGIGPSSSHTVGPMRAAGIFAHRLKNEGLLTHTAALRAELFGSLGATGHGHGTPKAVLLGLAGHSPRTVDVETADDEVAAVGATKRLNVLGAHEIAFDPDTDLVLHRRRSLPYHANGMTLFAYDDAGAVLLEKTYYSVGGGFVVDEDAVGQDRIKLDDTVLRHPFRTGDELLRLSRETGLSISALMLENEKAWRGEAEIRAGLLEIWHAMRECVQRGMTREGILPGGLKVRRRAAQSARQLRAEGDPAVHAMEWVTLYAMAVNEENAAGGRVVTAPTNGAAGIIPAVLRYYLDFVADPRMPQADQDDAVVRYLLAAGAIGMLFKENASISGAEVGCQGEVGSACSMAAGGLAEILGGTPEQVENAAEIGMEHNLGLTCDPVGGLVQIPCIERNGMASVKAVTAARMAMRGDGRHHVSLDKVIKTMKETGADMKVKYKETARGGLAVNVIEC, encoded by the coding sequence ATGGCCATTTCCGTATTCGACCTCTTCTCGATCGGCATCGGCCCGTCCAGTTCCCACACGGTGGGCCCGATGCGGGCGGCCGGGATCTTCGCGCACCGCCTGAAGAACGAGGGGCTGCTCACCCACACCGCGGCCCTGCGGGCGGAACTCTTCGGCTCCCTGGGCGCGACCGGCCACGGCCATGGCACCCCGAAGGCCGTCCTGCTCGGTCTGGCCGGCCACTCCCCCCGTACCGTCGATGTCGAGACCGCCGACGACGAGGTCGCCGCGGTCGGCGCCACCAAGCGGCTGAACGTGCTGGGCGCCCACGAGATCGCCTTCGACCCGGACACCGACCTCGTCCTGCACCGGCGGCGCTCGCTGCCGTACCACGCCAACGGCATGACCCTCTTCGCCTACGACGACGCGGGCGCGGTGCTGCTGGAGAAGACGTACTACTCGGTGGGCGGCGGCTTCGTGGTGGACGAGGACGCGGTGGGCCAGGACCGGATCAAGCTGGACGACACCGTGCTGCGGCACCCGTTCCGCACCGGCGACGAACTGCTGCGGCTCTCCCGCGAGACCGGGCTGTCGATCTCCGCGCTGATGCTGGAGAACGAGAAGGCGTGGCGCGGCGAGGCGGAGATACGGGCCGGGCTGCTGGAGATCTGGCACGCCATGCGGGAGTGCGTGCAGCGCGGGATGACCCGGGAGGGCATCCTGCCCGGCGGCCTGAAGGTACGCCGCCGGGCCGCGCAGTCGGCCAGGCAACTGCGCGCGGAGGGCGACCCGGCGGTGCACGCCATGGAGTGGGTGACGCTCTACGCGATGGCGGTGAACGAGGAGAACGCGGCCGGCGGGCGGGTCGTCACCGCCCCCACCAACGGCGCCGCCGGCATCATCCCGGCCGTGCTCCGCTACTACCTGGACTTCGTGGCCGACCCACGGATGCCGCAGGCCGACCAGGACGACGCGGTGGTCCGCTATCTGCTGGCGGCCGGCGCCATCGGCATGCTCTTCAAGGAGAACGCCTCCATCTCCGGCGCCGAGGTCGGCTGCCAGGGCGAGGTCGGCTCCGCCTGCTCGATGGCCGCGGGCGGCCTGGCGGAAATCCTCGGCGGCACGCCGGAACAGGTCGAGAACGCGGCCGAGATCGGCATGGAGCACAACCTCGGCCTCACCTGCGACCCGGTCGGCGGCCTGGTCCAGATCCCCTGCATCGAGCGCAACGGCATGGCCTCCGTCAAGGCCGTCACCGCGGCCCGCATGGCCATGCGCGGCGACGGCCGCCACCATGTCTCCCTGGACAAGGTCATCAAGACCATGAAGGAGACCGGCGCCGACATGAAGGTCAAATACAAGGAAACCGCCCGCGGCGGCCTCGCGGTGAACGTCATCGAGTGCTGA
- the glyA gene encoding serine hydroxymethyltransferase, whose translation MSLLTQSLHEFDPDVAAAIDAELHRQQSTLEMIASENFAPVAVLEAQGSVLTNKYAEGYPGRRYYGGCEFVDVVEQLAIDRVKALFGAEAANVQPHSGAQANAAAMFALLKPGDTILGLDLAHGGHLTHGMKINFSGKLYQVAAYHVDEKTGLVDMAEVERLAKEHRPQMIIAGWSAYPRQLDFAEFRRIADEVGAYLLVDMAHFAGLVAAGLHPSPVPYADVVTTTTHKTLGGPRGGVILSTAEHAKKINSAVFPGQQGGPLEHVIAAKAVAFKAAATEEFRDRQTRTLEGAKLLAERLGRPDVTEAGVSVLSGGTDVHLVLVDLRDSALDGRQAEDRLHEVGITVNRNAVPNDPRPPMVTSGLRIGTPALATRGFGAADFREVADIIAETLKPSYDPAPLRERVSALARKYPLYA comes from the coding sequence ATGTCCCTGCTGACCCAGTCCCTGCATGAGTTCGACCCGGACGTCGCCGCCGCGATCGACGCCGAGCTGCACCGCCAGCAGTCCACCCTGGAGATGATCGCCTCGGAGAACTTCGCTCCGGTGGCGGTGCTCGAAGCCCAGGGCTCGGTGCTCACCAACAAGTACGCCGAGGGCTACCCCGGCCGCCGCTACTACGGCGGCTGCGAGTTCGTCGATGTGGTCGAGCAGCTGGCCATCGACCGGGTCAAGGCGCTCTTCGGTGCCGAGGCCGCGAACGTCCAGCCGCACTCGGGCGCCCAGGCCAACGCGGCGGCGATGTTCGCGCTGCTCAAGCCGGGCGACACCATCCTGGGCCTTGACCTGGCGCACGGCGGCCACCTGACCCACGGTATGAAGATCAACTTCTCCGGCAAGCTCTACCAGGTCGCCGCGTACCACGTGGACGAGAAGACCGGCCTGGTCGACATGGCGGAGGTCGAGCGGCTGGCCAAGGAGCACCGGCCGCAGATGATCATCGCCGGCTGGTCGGCGTACCCGCGGCAGTTGGACTTCGCGGAGTTCCGGCGGATCGCCGACGAGGTCGGCGCGTATCTGCTGGTCGACATGGCGCACTTCGCCGGACTGGTCGCGGCCGGGCTGCACCCCTCGCCCGTGCCGTACGCGGATGTGGTCACCACCACGACCCACAAGACCCTCGGCGGCCCCCGCGGCGGTGTCATCCTCTCCACCGCCGAGCACGCCAAGAAGATCAACTCAGCGGTCTTCCCCGGCCAGCAGGGCGGCCCGCTGGAGCACGTCATCGCGGCGAAGGCGGTGGCCTTCAAGGCGGCGGCCACCGAGGAGTTCAGGGACCGCCAGACCCGTACGCTGGAAGGCGCCAAGCTGCTCGCCGAGCGGCTGGGCCGCCCCGACGTCACCGAAGCGGGCGTCTCGGTGCTCTCCGGCGGCACCGACGTCCACCTGGTGCTGGTCGACCTGCGCGACTCCGCACTGGACGGCCGCCAGGCGGAGGACCGGCTCCACGAGGTCGGTATCACCGTCAACCGCAACGCCGTCCCGAACGACCCGCGTCCGCCGATGGTCACCTCGGGCCTGCGCATCGGCACGCCGGCGCTCGCCACGCGGGGGTTCGGCGCGGCCGATTTCCGCGAGGTGGCGGACATCATCGCCGAGACGCTGAAGCCGTCGTACGACCCGGCGCCCCTGCGGGAGCGGGTCTCCGCACTGGCCCGGAAGTACCCCCTCTACGCGTGA
- the gcvH gene encoding glycine cleavage system protein GcvH has product MSINPEALRYSKEHEWLSAPADGAATVGITSHAADALGDVVFVQLPEVGTTVTAGESCGELESTKSVSDLYSPVSGEVTEINQDVVDDPSLVNSAPFEGGWLFKVKVSQEGAELLSAAEYDAFIAA; this is encoded by the coding sequence ATGAGCATCAATCCTGAAGCACTGCGCTACAGCAAGGAGCACGAGTGGCTCTCCGCCCCCGCCGACGGGGCCGCCACCGTGGGAATCACCTCGCACGCCGCCGACGCGCTCGGTGACGTCGTCTTCGTCCAGCTTCCCGAGGTCGGCACGACCGTCACCGCGGGCGAGAGCTGCGGCGAGCTGGAGTCGACCAAGTCCGTCAGCGACCTGTACTCACCGGTGTCCGGTGAGGTGACCGAGATCAACCAGGACGTGGTGGACGACCCGTCGCTGGTCAACTCGGCGCCTTTCGAGGGCGGCTGGCTCTTCAAGGTGAAGGTGTCGCAGGAGGGCGCGGAGCTGCTGTCCGCAGCCGAGTACGACGCGTTCATCGCTGCCTGA
- the gcvT gene encoding glycine cleavage system aminomethyltransferase GcvT: MSEPLSEPLSAPRHTALDALHRALGATMTDFAGWDMPLRYASEREEHQAVRTRAGLFDLSHMGEITVTGPQAGQALDYALVGHLSALAVGRARYTMICAPDGGILDDLIVYRLADEEYMIVANASNARTVLDAVTERAAGFEARVRDDRDAYALLAVQGPQAPGILKAVTDADLDGLKYYAGLPGTVAGVEALIARTGYTGEDGFELFVAPADAERLWQALTEAGRAAGLVPCGLSCRDTLRLEAGMPLYGHELTTALTPFDAGLGRVVKFDKPGDFVGRQALAAAAERAAAEPPRTLVGLVAEGRRVPRAGYPVTDGAGAVIGEVTSGAPSPTLGVPIAMAYVDASHAAPGSAGVAVDIRGAQEPHQVVALPFYKRER; encoded by the coding sequence ATGAGCGAACCCCTGAGCGAGCCCCTGAGCGCGCCGCGCCACACCGCGCTGGACGCGCTGCACCGCGCGCTGGGCGCCACCATGACCGACTTCGCCGGCTGGGACATGCCGCTGCGGTACGCCAGTGAGCGCGAGGAGCACCAGGCGGTACGGACCCGCGCCGGCCTCTTCGACCTCTCGCACATGGGCGAGATCACCGTGACCGGCCCGCAGGCGGGCCAGGCGCTGGACTACGCCCTGGTCGGCCACCTCTCGGCCCTCGCCGTCGGCCGGGCCCGTTACACCATGATCTGCGCGCCCGACGGCGGCATCCTGGACGACCTGATCGTCTACCGGCTGGCCGACGAGGAGTACATGATCGTCGCCAACGCCTCCAACGCCCGGACCGTGCTGGACGCGGTGACCGAGCGGGCGGCCGGCTTCGAGGCGCGGGTCCGCGACGACCGGGACGCGTACGCGCTGCTCGCGGTCCAGGGTCCGCAGGCGCCCGGCATCCTCAAGGCGGTCACCGACGCCGACCTGGACGGCCTGAAGTACTACGCCGGGCTGCCCGGCACGGTGGCCGGCGTGGAGGCGCTGATCGCCCGCACCGGCTACACCGGCGAGGACGGCTTCGAGCTGTTCGTGGCGCCGGCCGACGCCGAGCGGCTGTGGCAGGCGCTGACCGAGGCGGGCCGGGCGGCCGGCCTCGTACCGTGCGGGCTGTCCTGCCGGGACACGCTGCGGCTTGAGGCGGGCATGCCGCTCTACGGGCACGAGCTGACCACGGCGCTGACGCCCTTCGACGCGGGCCTCGGCCGGGTGGTCAAGTTCGACAAGCCCGGGGACTTCGTCGGCCGGCAGGCGCTGGCCGCCGCGGCCGAGCGGGCCGCCGCCGAGCCGCCGCGCACGCTGGTCGGGCTGGTCGCCGAGGGCCGCCGGGTGCCGCGGGCCGGCTATCCGGTGACGGACGGCGCCGGCGCGGTCATCGGCGAGGTCACCTCCGGGGCTCCGTCACCGACCCTCGGGGTGCCGATCGCGATGGCGTACGTGGACGCGTCGCACGCGGCGCCCGGGTCTGCCGGGGTCGCGGTCGACATCCGCGGCGCCCAGGAGCCGCACCAGGTCGTCGCGCTGCCCTTCTACAAGCGCGAGCGCTGA
- a CDS encoding enhanced serine sensitivity protein SseB → MEIPAPYTPYIWPANELEEVLTASLGNPAATPRLLEVLSRSRVWVPLPNGGHPRLPGFDLPTMELEGAPYVPVFSSEQQFRQAADGMSCTIAPVHEFARGLPPLVGIAVNPGGAVGVPLPPAAVADLCRAEPGGYGEPRSGARVRLWEPEPADEPVDFLAAAAAEFAVTPVVLTARRALASVEEAPPELFVGVELDRWQEEDRALAMDAIGRALGAVPLPWQAHLILLDVAQDPVSDWMLERLPPFFARD, encoded by the coding sequence ATGGAGATTCCGGCACCGTACACACCGTACATATGGCCGGCCAACGAGCTGGAAGAAGTGCTCACCGCGAGCCTCGGCAACCCCGCGGCCACCCCCCGGCTGCTGGAGGTGCTCAGCCGCTCCCGGGTGTGGGTGCCGCTGCCGAACGGCGGTCACCCGCGGCTGCCCGGCTTCGACCTGCCCACCATGGAGCTGGAAGGCGCGCCCTATGTGCCGGTCTTCAGCTCCGAGCAGCAGTTCCGGCAGGCCGCGGACGGTATGTCCTGCACCATCGCGCCGGTGCACGAGTTCGCCCGCGGGCTGCCGCCGCTGGTCGGCATCGCGGTGAACCCGGGCGGCGCCGTCGGAGTGCCGCTGCCGCCGGCCGCGGTGGCCGACCTGTGCCGGGCGGAGCCCGGCGGGTACGGAGAGCCGCGGTCGGGCGCCCGGGTGCGGCTCTGGGAGCCGGAGCCGGCCGACGAGCCGGTGGACTTCCTGGCCGCGGCCGCCGCCGAGTTCGCGGTCACCCCGGTGGTGCTCACCGCCCGCCGGGCGCTCGCCTCGGTGGAGGAAGCGCCGCCCGAGCTCTTCGTCGGCGTGGAGCTGGACCGCTGGCAGGAGGAGGACCGGGCGCTCGCGATGGACGCGATCGGCCGGGCGCTCGGCGCGGTGCCGCTGCCCTGGCAGGCGCACCTGATCCTGCTCGACGTGGCCCAGGACCCGGTGAGCGACTGGATGCTGGAGCGGCTCCCGCCGTTCTTCGCCCGCGACTGA
- a CDS encoding enhanced serine sensitivity protein SseB C-terminal domain-containing protein, whose amino-acid sequence MIAGAQGGAAAAGHMEQMLLQVGPGRFDAYENLLGSLAAGEVWMLLWHGVPGSADAQYGSMEINGHGYAPCCTSPRELAASGWTREHEVVSGRDIALTLYPDRCGLWLNPHAPGGGVGIPWPDLRRIAVGLDLLPAGPLQIGEPSLQIPQFYALLTQAAHRTPAVRSLRRAWVQPALGEPYLAIGVEVYDSSAQAVEAVRLMMQQAVTGVPEGLAVSTVAMADAYDPVGMWMRANDQPFFDREAYSAGAAWGPSRR is encoded by the coding sequence GTGATCGCGGGCGCGCAAGGCGGCGCGGCGGCGGCCGGCCATATGGAGCAGATGCTGCTCCAGGTGGGCCCGGGCCGGTTCGACGCTTACGAGAACCTGCTCGGATCGCTCGCCGCCGGCGAGGTGTGGATGCTGCTCTGGCACGGTGTGCCCGGTTCTGCCGACGCCCAGTACGGCAGCATGGAGATCAACGGCCACGGCTACGCCCCCTGCTGCACCTCGCCCCGGGAACTGGCCGCCAGCGGCTGGACCCGCGAGCACGAGGTGGTCTCCGGGCGGGACATCGCCCTGACCCTCTACCCCGACCGGTGCGGGCTCTGGCTCAATCCGCACGCCCCCGGCGGCGGTGTCGGCATCCCCTGGCCTGACCTGAGACGGATCGCGGTCGGCCTCGACCTGCTGCCGGCCGGCCCGCTCCAGATCGGCGAACCCTCGCTGCAGATCCCGCAGTTCTACGCGCTTCTCACTCAGGCCGCCCACCGCACCCCGGCGGTCCGCTCGCTGCGCCGGGCCTGGGTCCAGCCGGCCCTCGGCGAGCCGTACCTGGCCATCGGCGTCGAGGTCTACGACTCCTCCGCCCAGGCCGTCGAAGCGGTCCGGCTGATGATGCAGCAGGCGGTCACCGGGGTCCCCGAAGGACTCGCGGTCTCCACCGTGGCGATGGCCGACGCGTACGACCCGGTCGGCATGTGGATGCGCGCCAACGACCAGCCGTTCTTCGACCGTGAGGCGTACAGCGCCGGTGCCGCCTGGGGTCCGTCCCGCCGCTGA
- a CDS encoding DUF885 family protein, whose translation MNERLRAVYALMMPQAREMAGLHEYDGRVQDLSPDGVRHAVAEVVRARRAAGRLDDDHDEAHLRVFEKSLRTQYGDLELHRRDPYPHLSNLELACYDRQYAPRKERAKARRKHLARWPEAIDASLAALDRVNAPVAAALLGSARGLAADLDPDQGPAEAAALGAHARLVGRLEYAAEHGDPDPRLGEKALASLMGTQEGLRVDLEALAADAARERDRLTDLLTDACGALDPTRTVDELIPGLLADHPDADGVIAEAARLTDEVIAFTKEHGLAPYADGECLVGPAPPSRRWSMAMMTWAAPGESESPSWYHVTPPEPEWPAEEREEWLTVFSRTSLPSITVHEVSPGHFAHGRALRRARGPVRRTLHSLSFSEGWAHYVEEVCLEEGFRAHDPRFAIGVALEALVRVTRLTCAIGLHTGTMNLEEATRLFMRDAHLARASAASEARRGTFDAGYGRYTWGKLEIMRLREEAKRTWGADFSLPRFHKSLLALGSPPLGLLEGIFSREK comes from the coding sequence GTGAACGAGCGGCTGCGCGCGGTGTACGCCCTGATGATGCCTCAGGCCCGGGAAATGGCGGGCCTGCACGAGTACGACGGCAGGGTGCAGGATCTGTCGCCGGACGGTGTGCGGCACGCGGTGGCGGAAGTGGTCCGGGCCCGCCGCGCCGCCGGCCGGCTGGACGACGATCACGACGAGGCGCATCTGCGGGTGTTCGAGAAGTCGCTGCGGACCCAATACGGTGATCTTGAACTCCACCGCCGCGACCCGTACCCGCATCTGTCCAACCTTGAGCTGGCCTGTTACGACCGGCAGTACGCGCCCCGCAAGGAGCGGGCCAAGGCCCGCCGCAAGCATCTGGCCCGCTGGCCGGAGGCGATCGACGCGTCACTGGCCGCCCTCGACCGGGTGAACGCGCCGGTTGCCGCCGCCCTGCTGGGCTCGGCCCGCGGGCTGGCCGCCGACCTCGATCCGGACCAGGGCCCGGCCGAGGCCGCGGCGCTCGGCGCGCACGCCCGGCTGGTCGGCCGGCTGGAGTACGCCGCCGAGCACGGCGACCCCGACCCGCGGCTGGGCGAGAAGGCGCTGGCCTCACTGATGGGCACCCAGGAGGGCCTGCGGGTCGACCTGGAGGCGCTGGCGGCCGACGCGGCCCGGGAACGCGACCGGCTGACCGACCTGCTCACCGACGCCTGTGGGGCGCTCGACCCGACCCGTACGGTCGACGAACTGATCCCCGGCCTCCTCGCCGACCACCCGGATGCCGACGGGGTGATCGCCGAGGCGGCCCGGCTCACCGACGAGGTGATCGCCTTCACCAAGGAGCACGGGCTCGCGCCGTACGCCGACGGGGAGTGTCTGGTCGGCCCCGCACCGCCGTCGCGCCGCTGGTCGATGGCGATGATGACGTGGGCGGCGCCGGGTGAGTCGGAGTCACCGTCCTGGTACCACGTGACACCGCCGGAGCCGGAGTGGCCGGCCGAGGAGCGCGAGGAGTGGCTGACGGTGTTCAGCCGCACCAGCCTGCCGTCGATCACCGTGCACGAGGTCTCCCCCGGGCACTTCGCGCACGGCAGGGCGCTGCGCCGGGCCCGCGGGCCGGTCCGCCGCACCCTGCACAGCCTCTCCTTCTCCGAGGGCTGGGCGCACTACGTCGAGGAGGTCTGCCTGGAGGAGGGCTTCCGGGCGCACGACCCGCGGTTCGCGATCGGTGTGGCGCTCGAAGCGCTGGTCCGGGTCACCCGGCTGACCTGTGCGATCGGGCTGCACACCGGCACGATGAACCTCGAAGAGGCCACCCGGCTCTTCATGCGCGACGCCCATCTGGCCCGCGCCAGCGCCGCCTCCGAGGCCCGTCGCGGCACCTTCGACGCCGGCTACGGCCGCTACACCTGGGGCAAGCTCGAAATCATGCGGCTGCGCGAAGAGGCCAAGCGCACCTGGGGAGCGGACTTCTCCCTCCCGCGCTTCCACAAGTCCCTGCTGGCGCTGGGGAGTCCGCCGCTGGGGCTGCTGGAGGGGATCTTCAGCCGGGAGAAGTGA
- a CDS encoding ABC transporter permease, translated as MTAPIETTQGQNQAQPEAVLEGVGAKAIEGRSLGQIAWMRLKRDKVAIAGGVVVILLVLLAVLAKPIEMVFDLDPNAFHQNLVDPELLAPKGGWGGMSWAHPLGVDPKFGRDILARIIEGSWISMLVATGATILSNVIGTVLGVIAGYYGGWVDSLISRLMDVFLAFPLLLFAISISASLQDGAFGLNGLPLRICVLIFVIGFFNWPYMGRIVRGQTLSLREREFVEAARGMGARGPFILFRELLPNLVAPILVYSTLLIPTNILFEAALSFLGVGIAPPQASWGGMLTSAVDVYQSDPQYMFVPGLAIFITVLAFNLLGDGLRDALDPRSK; from the coding sequence ATGACCGCACCGATAGAGACCACCCAAGGGCAGAATCAGGCGCAACCTGAGGCTGTTCTGGAGGGTGTCGGAGCAAAGGCGATCGAAGGCCGTTCCCTGGGCCAGATCGCCTGGATGCGGCTGAAACGCGACAAGGTCGCGATCGCCGGCGGTGTGGTGGTCATCCTGCTGGTGCTGCTGGCGGTGCTCGCCAAGCCGATCGAGATGGTCTTCGATCTCGACCCCAACGCTTTCCACCAGAATCTGGTCGACCCCGAACTGCTCGCGCCCAAGGGCGGCTGGGGCGGTATGAGCTGGGCGCATCCGCTCGGCGTCGACCCGAAGTTCGGCCGCGACATCCTGGCCCGGATCATCGAGGGCTCCTGGATCTCGATGCTGGTCGCCACCGGCGCCACCATCTTGTCCAATGTGATCGGCACCGTGCTGGGCGTCATCGCCGGCTACTACGGCGGCTGGGTGGACAGCCTGATCAGCCGGCTGATGGACGTCTTCCTGGCGTTCCCGCTGCTGCTCTTCGCGATCTCCATCTCCGCCTCGCTGCAGGACGGGGCGTTCGGCCTCAACGGGCTGCCGCTGCGGATCTGCGTGCTGATCTTCGTCATCGGCTTCTTCAACTGGCCCTACATGGGCCGGATCGTCCGCGGCCAGACGCTGTCGCTGCGGGAACGCGAGTTCGTGGAGGCGGCGCGCGGCATGGGCGCCCGCGGCCCGTTCATCCTCTTCCGGGAGCTGCTGCCGAACCTCGTCGCGCCGATCCTCGTCTACTCGACGCTCCTGATCCCGACCAACATCCTCTTCGAGGCGGCGCTCAGCTTCCTCGGCGTCGGCATCGCGCCACCGCAGGCCTCCTGGGGAGGCATGCTGACCAGCGCGGTGGACGTCTACCAGTCCGACCCGCAGTACATGTTCGTGCCCGGCCTGGCGATCTTCATCACGGTGCTGGCCTTCAACCTGCTCGGCGACGGGCTGCGTGACGCCCTCGACCCGCGCAGCAAGTGA
- a CDS encoding ABC transporter substrate-binding protein yields MNTRKVTSALALAMAMALGVSACGGSGGSKSSAGKKDQALTSIVNASDKKGGTVTLDHSSGPDSLDPGNTYYGWVQNFSRLYARSLLTFKPAAGKDGLTVVPDLATGLGTASADAKTWTYHLRTGVKFEDGTPVTSKDVKYAIERSNFAPDVMANGPTYFKAYLEGGDKYQGPYKDKSPTGLASIETPDNQTIVFHLAKPFADFDYLATFSQTAPVEQSKDTGATYVQHIQSTGPYKFASYSEGKGATLVRNPQWDKATDPIRTALPDKYVLRFNVNQRTIDNDLLADNLTVDMAGTGVAAETQSKILGNPKRLASTDDAIAGATSYMALNLNVKPFDNVNCRKAVQYAVDKESVVNAEGGAVKGDVATTLLPPSVNGYTKFDQYATPGNKGDVAKAKAALVACGQPNGFTTTLTARTDRQTEVDGATAIQAALKKVGINVKIQTFPADKYFSNYAGVPDYVHSHDIGMMMMAWGADWPTGYGFLDQIIDGSAIKPSGGNNLMELNDPAINNALAAAIANTDAAARTKAWGDIDKMVMANASVVPLIYRKNLLYRPASATNVTVTQAYLGMYDYLLLGSSK; encoded by the coding sequence ATGAACACCAGAAAGGTGACCTCCGCGCTGGCGCTCGCCATGGCGATGGCGCTCGGCGTGTCGGCCTGTGGCGGCTCGGGCGGGAGCAAATCGAGCGCCGGCAAGAAGGACCAGGCGCTCACGTCGATCGTCAACGCGTCCGACAAGAAGGGCGGCACGGTGACGCTGGACCACTCCAGCGGCCCCGACTCGCTCGACCCGGGCAACACGTACTACGGCTGGGTGCAGAACTTCTCCCGCCTCTACGCGCGTTCGCTGCTGACCTTCAAGCCGGCCGCCGGCAAGGACGGTCTGACCGTGGTCCCCGACCTGGCCACCGGGCTCGGCACCGCCAGCGCCGACGCGAAGACCTGGACGTACCACCTGCGGACCGGTGTGAAGTTCGAGGACGGCACCCCGGTGACCTCCAAGGACGTCAAGTACGCGATCGAGCGCAGCAACTTCGCGCCCGACGTGATGGCCAACGGCCCCACGTACTTCAAGGCGTACCTGGAGGGCGGCGACAAGTACCAGGGCCCCTACAAGGACAAGTCGCCCACCGGGCTGGCCTCCATAGAGACCCCTGACAACCAGACGATCGTCTTCCACCTGGCCAAGCCGTTCGCGGACTTCGACTACCTGGCGACGTTCTCGCAGACCGCACCGGTCGAGCAGTCCAAGGACACCGGCGCCACCTACGTCCAGCACATCCAGTCGACCGGCCCGTACAAGTTCGCCTCGTACTCCGAGGGCAAGGGCGCGACGCTGGTCCGCAACCCGCAGTGGGACAAGGCGACCGACCCGATCCGCACCGCGCTGCCGGACAAGTACGTGCTCCGGTTCAACGTCAACCAGCGGACCATCGACAACGACCTGCTGGCCGACAACCTGACCGTCGACATGGCCGGTACCGGCGTTGCCGCCGAGACCCAGTCGAAGATCCTCGGCAACCCCAAGCGGCTCGCCAGCACCGACGACGCGATCGCCGGCGCCACCTCGTACATGGCGCTGAACCTGAACGTGAAGCCGTTCGACAACGTCAACTGCCGCAAGGCCGTGCAGTACGCGGTCGACAAGGAGTCGGTGGTCAACGCCGAGGGCGGCGCGGTCAAGGGCGACGTGGCCACCACGCTGCTGCCGCCGTCGGTCAACGGCTACACCAAGTTCGACCAGTACGCGACGCCCGGCAACAAGGGTGACGTGGCCAAGGCGAAGGCGGCGCTGGTCGCCTGCGGGCAGCCGAACGGCTTCACCACCACGCTGACCGCCCGTACCGACCGGCAGACCGAGGTGGACGGCGCGACCGCCATCCAGGCCGCGCTGAAGAAGGTCGGCATCAACGTCAAGATCCAGACGTTCCCGGCCGACAAGTACTTCTCCAACTACGCCGGTGTCCCGGACTACGTCCACTCGCACGACATCGGCATGATGATGATGGCGTGGGGCGCCGACTGGCCGACCGGCTACGGCTTCCTCGACCAGATCATCGACGGCAGCGCCATCAAGCCGTCCGGCGGCAACAACCTGATGGAGCTGAACGACCCGGCCATCAACAACGCGCTGGCCGCCGCGATCGCCAACACCGATGCCGCCGCGCGCACCAAGGCCTGGGGCGACATCGACAAGATGGTCATGGCGAACGCCTCCGTGGTGCCGCTGATCTACCGCAAGAACCTGCTCTACCGCCCGGCGTCCGCCACCAATGTGACGGTCACCCAGGCGTACCTGGGCATGTACGACTACCTGCTGTTGGGCTCCTCGAAGTAG